From Enterococcus wangshanyuanii, the proteins below share one genomic window:
- a CDS encoding cold-shock protein translates to MEQGTVKWFNAEKGFGFISREDGSDVFVHFSAIQGDGFKTLEEGQSVSFDVEDSDRGPQAVNVEKN, encoded by the coding sequence ATGGAACAAGGAACAGTAAAATGGTTTAATGCAGAAAAAGGGTTTGGATTTATCTCTCGCGAAGACGGAAGCGACGTATTCGTACACTTCTCAGCTATCCAAGGAGACGGATTCAAAACTTTAGAAGAAGGTCAATCAGTAAGCTTCGATGTTGAAGATTCAGATCGTGGACCTCAAGCAGTTAACGTAGAAAAAAACTAA
- a CDS encoding BppU family phage baseplate upper protein: protein MSKWAGTLSTTEPYNHLSVMQVRQGNENSEIFDFKVVRNSVPYDLTCARVLFCTKFKPHILVEKEATVLKPKEGLFQFVMDDDCMQRVGDQEGYFEIYEDGVLLDTTQNFVYTIQSSILKMEMNGESYIQRLEDLLNQLNDSFANGNAEFEKELEYWRQYVADNKELLESIDPGGALLNRINELQKQQEELNGTLQTNAALQIGGETPRPVFSSALNLLRQKIDRTKFNVLHMTDIHTDYGHGRTSWKYADMFWSHITNMQSLQDLADVAIYNGDNADCYIKDKDISEQQQRKFGIKAIRSAAIPTFVNLGNHDNGSPPFKRDIGKVMPGDIITNEEFKDFYETKTKLFDEVRNGDSLYFYKDFEDKKIRVIGLNTNDNNQSVFNSDGTYKYGSHDHFAMQQEQLKWLANEALKVPNDYHVIVFGHCPLHETIFDNRECAIKILEAFKLGTTVPIKSVYPDHEVDFTASFINQGPGNLVGYICGHWHDEGFNQIGESIKFTQMRCLNGGFSDPALIDTPQEDCWSVLSVDTAAKKVDVFGFGRATNRSFTY, encoded by the coding sequence ATGTCAAAATGGGCGGGTACATTAAGTACAACGGAACCATACAATCATTTAAGTGTTATGCAGGTGAGACAAGGCAATGAGAATAGTGAAATATTTGATTTTAAAGTGGTGCGAAATAGTGTGCCATATGATCTCACGTGCGCAAGGGTACTTTTTTGTACAAAATTCAAACCACACATTTTAGTTGAAAAAGAAGCAACTGTGTTGAAGCCCAAAGAAGGGCTTTTTCAATTTGTGATGGATGATGACTGTATGCAAAGGGTTGGTGATCAAGAGGGATACTTCGAAATCTACGAAGACGGCGTTCTGTTAGACACTACCCAAAATTTCGTATATACGATTCAATCGTCGATCCTGAAAATGGAAATGAATGGAGAATCCTATATTCAGCGTTTGGAAGACCTGCTAAATCAATTAAATGATTCTTTCGCAAACGGAAATGCAGAATTTGAGAAAGAACTTGAATATTGGCGACAATACGTCGCTGACAACAAAGAGCTTTTAGAATCGATCGATCCAGGAGGCGCACTGCTCAACCGAATAAACGAGCTGCAGAAGCAACAAGAAGAATTAAACGGCACACTACAAACAAATGCAGCGTTGCAAATCGGAGGGGAAACACCAAGACCTGTTTTTTCTTCTGCTCTAAATTTGTTGCGACAAAAAATCGATCGAACCAAATTTAATGTACTGCATATGACCGATATTCACACGGACTATGGCCACGGACGGACATCATGGAAATACGCTGATATGTTTTGGTCGCATATAACCAACATGCAGTCTTTACAAGACTTAGCGGATGTAGCGATTTACAACGGCGACAATGCAGATTGTTACATTAAAGATAAAGATATTTCAGAACAACAACAACGGAAATTCGGCATTAAAGCAATACGATCTGCCGCCATTCCAACGTTTGTAAATCTGGGCAACCACGACAACGGATCGCCACCGTTTAAACGTGATATCGGTAAAGTCATGCCAGGTGACATTATCACCAACGAAGAGTTCAAAGATTTCTACGAAACGAAAACAAAATTGTTTGACGAAGTAAGAAACGGCGATAGCTTGTATTTTTACAAAGACTTCGAAGACAAGAAAATCCGTGTTATCGGTTTGAACACAAACGACAATAACCAAAGCGTGTTTAATTCTGATGGAACATACAAATACGGATCGCACGATCATTTCGCTATGCAGCAGGAGCAACTTAAATGGCTGGCGAACGAAGCGCTAAAAGTACCTAACGATTACCATGTCATCGTATTTGGTCATTGCCCGTTGCATGAAACGATTTTTGACAACAGAGAATGTGCTATAAAAATTCTTGAAGCCTTTAAGCTCGGAACGACTGTGCCAATCAAAAGCGTTTATCCTGATCATGAGGTCGATTTTACAGCAAGCTTCATTAACCAAGGACCGGGTAACTTAGTCGGTTATATTTGCGGACATTGGCATGATGAAGGATTTAATCAAATCGGCGAAAGTATCAAATTTACACAAATGCGCTGCTTAAATGGTGGCTTTAGTGATCCAGCATTAATTGACACACCTCAAGAAGATTGTTGGTCTGTCTTATCTGTAGATACTGCAGCTAAAAAAGTAGATGTATTTGGTTTCGGTCGGGCAACCAATCGATCATTTACGTATTAG
- a CDS encoding phage holin family protein, with translation MNEILELVRDQLTKMGRDNSWFFGIMGAAVLSIPQWVFSDEWTVSHTVLIGLLLAVLVLDWITGRMLAQRSNVVRKKTEVVIDSLIRDGLIFLVCGICYCIDFLIGTHSVIFTVFTAAFIYHNFSSFVANATVLGWEKNYPMWLFNLSLKWLHDEVYAKMDKYFPDRKDEKHE, from the coding sequence ATGAACGAGATTTTAGAATTAGTAAGAGATCAACTTACAAAAATGGGGAGAGATAACAGCTGGTTCTTTGGCATCATGGGAGCAGCTGTATTGTCTATTCCACAGTGGGTGTTTTCGGATGAGTGGACGGTGTCGCATACGGTATTGATTGGGTTGTTATTAGCTGTTTTGGTGTTGGACTGGATCACCGGGCGGATGCTAGCCCAACGATCAAATGTTGTTCGTAAAAAGACAGAGGTTGTCATTGATTCACTTATTAGAGATGGTCTAATCTTCCTCGTGTGTGGTATTTGCTACTGCATCGATTTTTTGATCGGCACACATTCAGTTATTTTTACAGTTTTTACTGCAGCGTTTATTTATCATAATTTTTCTTCCTTTGTTGCAAATGCAACAGTGTTGGGCTGGGAGAAAAACTATCCAATGTGGCTTTTTAATTTGAGTTTGAAGTGGCTGCATGATGAAGTGTATGCAAAGATGGACAAATATTTTCCTGATCGAAAGGATGAAAAACATGAGTAA
- a CDS encoding phage holin, LLH family: MSKEIVKNEVVKVVAEMAKREVPNEVKKRTAVATINRFLNENKDLSLSDKEIDDLIEEVVSDGSE, from the coding sequence ATGAGTAAAGAAATCGTCAAAAATGAAGTTGTAAAAGTAGTTGCTGAAATGGCAAAACGAGAAGTACCAAATGAAGTGAAGAAAAGGACCGCTGTAGCAACAATCAATCGTTTCTTGAATGAGAACAAGGATTTATCTCTGTCTGATAAAGAAATCGATGATCTGATTGAGGAGGTTGTTTCTGATGGCAGCGAATGA
- a CDS encoding phage tail tape measure protein, with product MANKRINGITIALDADTKGVTSGLKDITTRSTKVSGELKQVERLLKMNPGNTELLAQKQQLLSEQVQNTSDKLKALKGAQADVEASYKNGDIGAEQYRAFQRELATTEGALKGYKGQIENMQTEQERLGQNTSRLDSLFKATGTSIEDYQDILGNKLVNSIKNGKASSDDLEVAINKIGKSALGSEVDLKEMKESLDKIDDGDSIENVKNELKELSSTADTTGDSMEGIGSKLNSGNMMAAAEQLSAAGDKIKEFAGKAQDAFREVDDGADIIVTKTGASAEAIDSMTETYKNLTNSLPVDSFSDVGSAVGEMNTQFGFMDDKLEESSDYLLKFANINEADVSSSAINARKAIEAYSLTNEDFNMVLDATTKTAQNTGQSVDNLFDKAIKGAPQIKQLGLGFGESVALMGKFEQSGIDSSKMLSYLSKASVVYAKDNKSLSQGLEETSKKINGAANQTEAMTIAAEIFGTKGAGVMEDAIKRGSLNFEGLAETVKNVNGTVEDTFEATLDPIDRQQVAMNNVTNVMAEFGAIIAEALAPILDALIPIIQTLASWFGAMPEPVKQFIVILGGLVVLLTSIAPLITAIMAVVGALGATALGPLILIILAVVAAIVAVINIVKNWGAISDWLKEKWDSFGKWMGDFWKGISKGAGDAIGGVAKFFTDKMNGIVKTVNDKINVVRGFFDKLKLKFPEITLPKLPHFSLKMGEKTVFGKKISYPNGLDVKWFADGGILTKPTIFGRNGNQLLGGGEAGKEAIAPLDQLMGYIRTAVAEQMQGGSGDEIHLHLNAYGNLPKKTMDEMAEYFMYRFTELKTQKNPFGRGGL from the coding sequence TCAGAACACTAGTGATAAATTAAAAGCGTTAAAAGGTGCCCAAGCGGATGTTGAAGCGTCTTATAAAAATGGAGATATCGGTGCAGAACAGTATCGAGCTTTTCAGCGCGAACTCGCTACTACCGAAGGAGCGCTAAAAGGCTACAAGGGTCAAATAGAGAATATGCAAACGGAACAAGAAAGGCTAGGTCAAAATACTAGCCGTCTTGATTCGTTGTTCAAAGCTACAGGAACATCTATTGAGGATTATCAAGATATTTTAGGTAATAAACTTGTAAATTCTATCAAAAACGGAAAAGCCAGTTCAGATGACTTGGAAGTAGCTATCAATAAAATAGGTAAATCAGCTTTAGGTAGTGAAGTCGATCTAAAAGAAATGAAAGAATCACTTGATAAAATCGATGATGGCGATTCGATCGAGAATGTAAAAAACGAGCTTAAAGAACTTTCTTCTACTGCAGATACGACTGGCGATAGTATGGAAGGCATCGGCTCAAAGTTAAACTCCGGGAATATGATGGCAGCAGCCGAACAATTGAGTGCAGCTGGTGATAAAATCAAAGAATTCGCTGGAAAGGCTCAAGATGCGTTTCGTGAGGTAGATGATGGTGCGGATATAATCGTCACTAAAACGGGCGCATCCGCAGAAGCGATTGACAGTATGACAGAGACATATAAGAACTTAACCAATTCTTTGCCTGTTGATTCTTTTTCGGATGTCGGATCTGCTGTCGGAGAAATGAACACTCAATTCGGTTTCATGGACGATAAACTCGAAGAATCGAGTGACTACCTTTTAAAGTTTGCGAATATAAATGAAGCTGATGTCAGTTCTTCTGCAATCAATGCTAGAAAAGCCATCGAGGCATACAGTCTTACGAATGAAGATTTTAACATGGTGTTGGATGCTACGACAAAAACGGCGCAAAATACGGGTCAATCCGTCGATAACTTGTTCGATAAAGCGATCAAAGGAGCTCCACAAATCAAACAATTAGGATTAGGTTTTGGAGAAAGCGTCGCCTTGATGGGTAAGTTCGAGCAATCCGGTATTGATTCTAGTAAAATGCTTTCTTATTTATCGAAAGCTAGTGTCGTATATGCCAAAGACAATAAGTCGTTATCTCAAGGTTTAGAAGAAACAAGCAAAAAGATTAATGGTGCTGCTAATCAAACCGAAGCAATGACAATTGCTGCTGAAATCTTCGGAACTAAAGGCGCTGGCGTTATGGAAGATGCTATAAAACGTGGTTCTTTGAATTTTGAAGGATTAGCAGAAACAGTGAAAAATGTAAATGGAACAGTTGAAGACACTTTCGAGGCAACGCTTGATCCTATCGATCGTCAACAAGTAGCGATGAATAACGTTACAAATGTGATGGCTGAATTTGGTGCCATTATTGCAGAAGCTCTTGCTCCGATACTGGATGCATTGATTCCCATTATCCAAACTTTAGCTTCATGGTTTGGAGCTATGCCGGAACCAGTTAAGCAGTTTATCGTCATATTGGGCGGTCTAGTTGTTCTGTTAACCAGTATTGCTCCGTTGATTACAGCAATCATGGCTGTTGTCGGTGCCTTGGGTGCAACCGCATTAGGCCCATTGATTTTGATTATCCTCGCAGTTGTTGCAGCAATCGTTGCAGTAATTAATATTGTTAAAAATTGGGGTGCGATATCTGACTGGTTAAAAGAAAAATGGGATAGCTTTGGTAAATGGATGGGCGATTTTTGGAAAGGAATCAGTAAAGGCGCAGGAGATGCCATTGGTGGGGTAGCGAAATTCTTTACTGATAAAATGAACGGAATCGTTAAAACAGTCAATGACAAAATAAATGTCGTTAGAGGATTTTTTGACAAACTGAAACTGAAATTTCCAGAGATAACATTACCTAAGTTGCCGCATTTTAGCTTAAAAATGGGTGAAAAGACTGTTTTCGGGAAAAAAATCTCTTATCCAAATGGTCTAGATGTGAAATGGTTTGCGGATGGTGGTATTTTAACGAAACCGACGATTTTCGGCAGAAATGGCAATCAGTTGTTAGGTGGTGGCGAAGCAGGAAAAGAAGCTATTGCACCTCTTGATCAGTTAATGGGGTATATTCGAACTGCAGTAGCGGAACAGATGCAAGGTGGGTCGGGTGATGAAATTCACCTACACTTAAACGCTTATGGGAATCTACCTAAAAAAACGATGGATGAAATGGCTGAGTACTTTATGTACCGATTTACTGAACTTAAAACACAGAAGAATCCGTTTGGAAGAGGTGGGTTGTAA
- a CDS encoding phage tail spike protein yields MANENMTPTLFKPKETNYENAGIGFLSDCISCIVTEEENGQYEAELEFPTNAKYADYLQEYGYQIKAKPNDEDDYMIFDIYDHFMDVFTKTLTVKAKSRTNRLGRRAVGNVVISNKTGLEAMKMLENGMDASSDIKLHSNITTRSSTTFEVTNPLSCIGGSQGSMLQLWGGEIKHEPFKLSLLKRRGRDNVTTVRYGKDLEGLTVDFNYEGLLTRVLPYADLQNDQGVTERIYGSPVDSKYIGNYEGEIFSRYIQFTEDQGVTDKSSLNKVAKNYFTSMNPGVDKPSCQLKVNVRKLEENSKTKKFASFRKLSLCDTFTVIHQKTKVDITAKVRSIKYDSLLEKVVEISAGDERFTFFEDQVKKLEETMKTMPTKQYASSFVDYITDLINGVDGGAVYQYPKNRPYATYYLDTDSIETAKDVIVINSQGIGFSRKGWKGPFEYGWTIDGILNASFIKSGILEGIMFRTSFEESFTGVEIEKGRINFIGWDGKTKIGRITPVSSKDAEGISVILEKGNFFMLTDGDGAKVLEIPYNSKRDAELLNTYGTLTHDGDLHVKGDLYIEKGKLFIDGQEVKPGGNGSGGGGGGGVPPELTTDQEKNAWAIWQFFKEKGWSIESIAGMLGNMQSESGIMPDIDEISGGGGYGLVQWTPKSKLVDWCNERGLDYRTLDAQCQRIQWEMENNVQWFPNYERPDLANISFREFTQLKDVKLAADYFIAFYEHPKDVNQPIRGTQAQYWYDKLKDLKPPTAGWLSPVRANYVVTQEWDEPDYNSGGAAGIHGGIDLASVPAGSTPDIYAANSGTIMTVGNNPALEGNYIMIDHGNSYYTYYGHLSSVNVKQGDKVTNATVIGVMGTTGASTGVHLHFEVRRGGSTATSRINPRDVITF; encoded by the coding sequence GTGGCGAACGAAAATATGACACCAACGCTATTTAAACCAAAAGAAACAAATTACGAAAATGCTGGCATTGGTTTTTTGAGTGATTGCATCAGCTGTATTGTCACTGAAGAGGAAAACGGGCAATATGAAGCAGAACTTGAATTTCCGACAAATGCGAAATATGCCGATTATTTACAAGAGTACGGTTATCAGATAAAAGCAAAGCCTAACGATGAAGATGACTATATGATTTTCGATATCTATGATCATTTTATGGATGTGTTTACTAAAACATTAACTGTAAAAGCGAAATCAAGAACAAATCGTTTGGGCAGGCGTGCTGTTGGCAATGTGGTTATATCGAATAAAACTGGTTTAGAAGCAATGAAAATGCTCGAAAACGGTATGGATGCTAGTTCGGATATCAAACTTCACTCAAATATCACAACCCGATCAAGTACTACCTTTGAAGTTACAAACCCATTGAGCTGTATCGGCGGATCGCAAGGCTCTATGTTGCAACTGTGGGGCGGGGAAATAAAACACGAACCGTTCAAACTCTCTTTATTGAAAAGGAGAGGACGGGATAATGTAACAACGGTGCGCTACGGCAAGGACCTGGAAGGTTTGACTGTAGATTTTAATTATGAAGGATTATTGACTAGGGTTTTACCATATGCCGACCTACAAAATGACCAAGGAGTAACTGAAAGGATTTACGGAAGTCCGGTTGATAGTAAATATATCGGAAATTACGAAGGAGAGATTTTTTCTAGATACATCCAATTTACAGAAGATCAAGGAGTGACAGATAAATCTAGTCTCAACAAAGTAGCGAAGAACTATTTTACTTCAATGAATCCGGGAGTTGATAAGCCGTCATGTCAGTTAAAAGTGAATGTCCGTAAACTTGAAGAGAATTCAAAAACAAAAAAATTCGCCAGTTTCCGAAAGCTTTCGCTGTGCGATACATTCACAGTTATTCACCAAAAGACAAAAGTCGATATTACAGCTAAAGTCCGATCAATCAAATATGATAGTTTACTTGAAAAAGTCGTGGAAATTTCGGCCGGTGACGAGCGATTTACTTTTTTTGAAGATCAAGTAAAAAAATTAGAAGAAACAATGAAAACAATGCCGACGAAGCAATATGCTAGTTCGTTTGTTGATTACATTACTGATTTAATAAACGGTGTGGATGGAGGTGCAGTATATCAATACCCTAAAAATAGACCATATGCCACTTATTATTTAGATACAGATTCAATCGAGACTGCAAAAGATGTTATTGTGATAAACAGCCAAGGTATTGGTTTTTCTAGAAAAGGCTGGAAGGGACCTTTTGAATATGGTTGGACAATTGATGGTATTTTAAATGCAAGCTTTATCAAGTCTGGAATTTTAGAAGGGATCATGTTCCGAACTTCTTTTGAAGAAAGTTTCACTGGGGTCGAGATCGAAAAAGGTAGAATTAACTTTATTGGTTGGGACGGAAAAACTAAAATAGGAAGAATTACCCCTGTAAGTAGTAAAGATGCGGAAGGGATAAGTGTAATTTTAGAAAAAGGGAACTTTTTTATGCTAACTGACGGCGACGGCGCGAAAGTATTGGAAATTCCGTACAATTCAAAAAGAGATGCAGAATTGTTAAATACTTACGGGACGTTGACTCACGATGGAGATTTACATGTTAAAGGTGATTTGTACATCGAAAAAGGAAAACTGTTTATCGATGGACAAGAGGTTAAACCGGGAGGAAATGGCAGCGGTGGAGGTGGAGGCGGCGGAGTGCCACCCGAACTGACGACGGACCAAGAAAAAAACGCTTGGGCAATATGGCAATTCTTCAAGGAAAAAGGATGGTCGATTGAATCGATTGCCGGAATGTTGGGGAATATGCAATCAGAATCAGGGATCATGCCGGATATTGACGAAATTAGCGGTGGCGGTGGATATGGTCTTGTGCAATGGACACCTAAATCTAAGCTTGTTGACTGGTGTAATGAACGCGGACTTGACTATCGAACGTTAGATGCGCAATGTCAAAGAATTCAATGGGAAATGGAAAATAATGTTCAGTGGTTCCCTAACTACGAACGACCGGACTTAGCAAATATTTCTTTCAGAGAATTTACACAGTTGAAAGATGTAAAACTTGCTGCTGATTACTTTATTGCATTTTACGAACATCCGAAAGATGTCAATCAACCAATCCGCGGAACTCAAGCGCAATATTGGTATGACAAGTTGAAGGATTTGAAACCGCCAACCGCTGGATGGCTTTCACCAGTTAGAGCAAATTATGTAGTCACGCAAGAATGGGATGAACCAGATTACAATAGCGGAGGTGCTGCAGGCATTCACGGCGGCATTGATTTGGCTTCTGTTCCAGCTGGTAGCACACCCGATATTTATGCGGCCAATTCAGGAACCATCATGACCGTAGGGAACAACCCTGCTTTAGAAGGAAATTACATCATGATCGATCATGGTAACAGCTACTACACTTACTATGGACATTTGAGCAGTGTAAACGTCAAACAAGGGGATAAGGTAACCAATGCTACTGTTATTGGTGTAATGGGGACTACGGGAGCTTCCACAGGTGTTCATTTGCACTTCGAAGTTCGAAGAGGCGGTTCAACTGCGACATCAAGAATCAATCCACGTGATGTTATTACATTTTAA
- a CDS encoding phage tail protein yields MTIMQDGTFWLNGRHSKEIHSYIRTRPKKTKAKRVVELKEVAGVNRLIPVDKEYYTNATLSLSCFYLAKNKFDIAVLEDIVTEFIDTKGEYVEFTPYYDPDFIYYVINSNEPNFEGHRGTGLGVPFSFDLSVAPFKMLIRGNQAQVFNEPFTLENPLRYSSEPYFKIYGQGDVTIKINDYELVLKSIEEFIEIDCDQEIQEVYKETIDGMINENSKMYSREFPKFIPGENKISWVGDVKSVVVKGRWRTKI; encoded by the coding sequence ATGACGATCATGCAAGATGGTACTTTTTGGCTTAATGGTCGACATAGTAAAGAAATTCATTCCTATATCCGTACAAGGCCGAAAAAAACGAAGGCGAAACGAGTCGTGGAACTTAAAGAAGTCGCTGGAGTAAACAGACTGATACCAGTAGACAAGGAATATTACACGAACGCAACACTATCTTTGTCTTGCTTCTATTTAGCGAAAAACAAATTTGATATCGCCGTTTTAGAAGATATAGTAACAGAGTTTATCGATACGAAAGGTGAATACGTTGAGTTTACACCATATTATGATCCTGATTTCATTTATTATGTAATCAATTCGAATGAGCCAAATTTTGAAGGGCACCGAGGTACTGGACTTGGCGTGCCTTTTTCTTTTGATTTAAGTGTTGCACCATTCAAAATGCTTATCAGAGGAAATCAAGCACAAGTATTTAACGAGCCGTTTACTTTGGAAAACCCTTTGAGATATTCTTCGGAACCATATTTTAAAATTTATGGGCAAGGAGACGTTACGATAAAAATTAATGACTACGAATTAGTTTTAAAAAGCATTGAAGAGTTCATTGAGATTGATTGTGATCAAGAAATACAAGAGGTTTATAAAGAAACGATCGATGGAATGATCAACGAAAATAGCAAAATGTATTCAAGAGAATTTCCTAAGTTTATACCAGGAGAAAATAAAATATCTTGGGTAGGAGACGTGAAAAGTGTAGTAGTGAAAGGTAGGTGGCGAACGAAAATATGA
- a CDS encoding BppU family phage baseplate upper protein, which translates to MSTNYFKQEIVTPDAAITNGAHKRQTLESVVYSYDNNVSKLIIPVATPKIFELDFEDIETIKVLLTVTQDGVVKKIEDTATIEASHRRRISYIITDRLKGYAGRVIMNVYLDLKNGQQIDLAEYGFTMVRSAIDQDIPKIEEFYFKSLDDVIISLQIKVDQELESLTNGLSGVNEGLATAADTMNQLMVKVDDNQQKIINQDIVTISDLSSIFSGKEILIQTAANFINKVSASVVENPHRMFSNMGKDTLNPNQFDYEIGSTSYSDSAELDNKIYTTETKVADQKRQVCSRFDLIADIEYKNPGLFESLGATTLAQKVVTARKLVDGTIRPVAYVSGSGASSTTPGTSRYQVNLQIYGTTWHGGATNTTNKIAMLEYKNQTGQRIQDDGCVYVVLYAPPSDGTAPSVVNIDQVYLEYRIKFKMSDLYVKKSEFDALTARVTALESKVK; encoded by the coding sequence ATGAGTACAAACTACTTTAAACAGGAAATAGTCACTCCGGATGCAGCAATCACCAACGGCGCTCACAAGAGACAAACTCTTGAGAGTGTCGTTTATTCATATGACAACAATGTATCTAAGCTGATCATTCCGGTTGCGACTCCTAAAATCTTTGAACTAGATTTTGAAGATATCGAAACAATCAAGGTACTTTTAACTGTTACGCAAGATGGGGTAGTCAAGAAAATTGAAGATACAGCTACCATCGAAGCTAGTCACCGTAGGCGAATATCTTATATCATTACGGATCGATTGAAGGGGTATGCTGGAAGAGTGATCATGAATGTCTATCTCGATTTAAAGAATGGCCAACAAATCGATTTAGCCGAGTATGGTTTTACAATGGTACGTTCTGCGATCGATCAGGATATCCCGAAAATAGAGGAATTCTATTTCAAATCATTAGACGATGTGATTATATCTTTACAAATAAAAGTAGATCAAGAACTTGAAAGTCTGACCAATGGACTATCAGGAGTCAACGAGGGATTGGCAACAGCTGCAGACACGATGAATCAGTTAATGGTAAAGGTAGATGATAATCAACAAAAAATCATTAATCAAGATATTGTGACCATTAGTGATCTATCGAGTATTTTTAGCGGTAAGGAAATTCTTATACAAACGGCCGCAAACTTTATCAATAAGGTATCAGCTAGTGTTGTCGAGAATCCTCATAGAATGTTTTCAAATATGGGGAAAGATACGTTAAATCCTAACCAATTTGATTACGAAATAGGTTCAACATCCTATTCCGATTCAGCAGAGTTAGATAATAAAATTTATACAACGGAAACGAAAGTTGCAGATCAAAAAAGACAAGTTTGCAGCAGGTTTGATTTAATCGCAGATATTGAGTATAAGAATCCTGGTCTATTTGAATCTTTAGGAGCAACAACACTGGCTCAAAAAGTTGTCACTGCAAGAAAGCTAGTCGATGGAACGATTCGACCTGTTGCTTATGTCAGCGGTAGCGGAGCAAGTTCTACCACACCAGGGACGTCTCGCTACCAAGTTAATTTACAGATATACGGAACGACTTGGCACGGTGGAGCCACAAACACCACGAATAAGATCGCTATGTTAGAGTATAAAAACCAAACAGGGCAACGAATACAAGACGATGGGTGTGTGTATGTTGTTTTATATGCGCCGCCTAGTGATGGAACTGCACCTAGTGTGGTTAATATTGATCAGGTTTATCTTGAATATCGGATCAAATTCAAGATGTCCGATTTGTATGTTAAAAAAAGTGAGTTTGATGCGTTGACCGCAAGAGTAACGGCGCTAGAAAGTAAGGTGAAGTAA
- a CDS encoding peptidoglycan amidohydrolase family protein — MAANDKQLVLWFDVRKGMLTYSMYGSRNGTDGTADCSGSITQAIKDAGGKPYAYLYSTVTLEPYLKENDYERIAVNQEWNAQVGDIVMMSWGRSMADSAGAGGHVGTMKNANDFISVDYWTGGQQGTAVSEHNIDHYLATNQPSYFEVWRLKTSSSSNNNNSNENINTETPTQNLGDDEMYIYEVTRKNGKTEIWFMNGLTRWYLPTNEAVATAEAQLKKYGRSTARMRFNHDNYQLKQLEKSSKEIK, encoded by the coding sequence ATGGCAGCGAATGACAAACAACTTGTACTTTGGTTTGATGTTCGAAAAGGAATGTTGACCTATTCGATGTACGGGTCACGTAATGGAACGGATGGAACTGCAGATTGTTCCGGATCAATCACACAAGCTATTAAGGATGCAGGCGGGAAACCTTATGCGTATTTGTATAGCACTGTTACACTTGAACCATATCTAAAGGAAAACGACTATGAGCGAATCGCAGTTAACCAGGAATGGAATGCTCAAGTAGGCGACATTGTTATGATGAGTTGGGGACGTAGTATGGCTGATAGCGCCGGAGCTGGCGGCCACGTCGGAACAATGAAAAATGCAAATGATTTTATCAGTGTAGACTATTGGACTGGCGGCCAACAAGGAACTGCAGTATCTGAACATAATATCGATCATTACTTGGCAACTAACCAACCTAGCTATTTTGAAGTATGGCGATTAAAGACAAGTAGTAGTAGCAACAACAATAATAGTAATGAAAATATAAACACAGAAACACCAACACAAAATTTAGGAGATGACGAAATGTATATTTACGAAGTGACACGAAAAAATGGTAAAACAGAGATTTGGTTTATGAATGGTTTGACTCGTTGGTATTTACCAACGAATGAAGCAGTAGCAACTGCAGAAGCACAGCTAAAAAAATATGGACGTTCAACAGCACGTATGCGATTTAATCATGACAACTACCAATTAAAACAATTGGAAAAATCCTCAAAAGAAATCAAATAA